The following are encoded together in the Ictalurus punctatus breed USDA103 chromosome 1, Coco_2.0, whole genome shotgun sequence genome:
- the LOC108262856 gene encoding protein NLRC3-like, with protein MVDKIISHMKSHTRSHYIMCHIPVFCWISATVLERMLGGAESGEIPKTLTQMFTHFLIFQIEHRDQKYHQEFDPDPQQTRESILALGKLAFQQLEKGNLIFYEEDLRECGIDVREVSVYSGVCTQIFREEFGIHLGKVFSFVHLSVQEFLAALYAFLSFINKKIAKEQTWSDLFTKSNMSDFLRSAVDKALQSENGHLDLFLRFLLGPSLESNQTLLRDLLPQAGSSSHSKEETVEYIKMMIRKNPSPEKSINLFHCLNELNDHSLVQEVQHYLNRRDSWCLRGVSLSPAQWSALVFVLLNSEVDLDVFDLRKYYGSEECLQKLLPVVKTSRKAV; from the coding sequence ATGGTTgataaaatcatctcacacatgaagtctCACACAAGAAGCcactacatcatgtgccacatcccagtcttctgctggatctcagccactgttctagagagaatgttgggtggagcagagagtggagaaatccccaagactctgactcaaatgttcacacacttcctgatctttcagatcgAACACagggaccaaaagtaccatcaggaatttgaccctgatcctcagcagaccagggagagtatcctggcactgggaaaactggctttccaacagctggagaaaggaaacctgatcttctatgaggaagacctaaGAGAGTGTGGTATTGATGTCAgagaagtgtcagtgtactcaggagtgtgtacccaaatcttcagagaggagtttgggatTCAtctggggaaggtgttcagctttgtacatctgagtgttcaggagtttctggctgctttatatgcATTTCTCTCCTTCATTAACAAAAAGATTGCAAAAGAACAAACCTGGTCTGATCTTTTCACCAAGTCAAACATGTCTGATTTCCTGaggagtgcagtggacaaggccttacagagtgagaatggacacctggacctgttcctccgcttccttctgggtccctcactggagtccaatcagactctcttacgagACCTACTGCCCCAGgcaggaagcagctctcacagcaaagaggaaacagtcgagtacatcaagATGATGATCAGGaagaatccatctccagagaaatccatcaatctgttccactgtctgaatgaactgaatgatcattctctagtgcaggaagtcCAACATTACCTGAACAGAAGAGATTCCTGGTGTCTCCGTGGAGTCAGTCTCTCTCCTGCccagtggtcagctctggtgtttgtgttgctgAACTCAGAAGTGGATCTGGATGTGTTTGATTTGAGGAAATATTATGGCTCAGAGGAATGTCTTCagaagctgctgccagtggtcaaaaCCTCCAGAAAAGCTGTGTAG